The Notolabrus celidotus isolate fNotCel1 unplaced genomic scaffold, fNotCel1.pri scaffold_271_arrow_ctg1, whole genome shotgun sequence genome has a segment encoding these proteins:
- the clip3 gene encoding CAP-Gly domain-containing linker protein 3, translating into MTKEENLEVQEKERHDREEQEEGRVQKEEEEALTEEEEEEEEKEVEEEEEEYELEGEERAGVDDEEDDEQEEEREEREERGEEEEEPLTCREQEAELEAEPLSVSEYQSPVHEPRRRAMVHPSAQAPLPKDYTFTFFDPNDPACLEILMDPRTTIPELFAIVRQWVPQVQHKIDIIGNEILKRGCHVNDRDGLTDMTLLHYSCKAGAHGVGDPSAALRLTSQLISLGADVSLRSRWTNMNALHYAAYFDVPELIRILLKAAKPRVLNSTCSDFHYGTALHIAASNLCLGAVKCLLEHGANPSVRNDKSQVPADVVPDPMDMSLDKAEAAMVAKELRQLLLDAVPLSCNLPRATLPNYDNIPGNLMLTSLGLKLGDRIVLDDMKSGTLRFCGTTEFASGQWVGVELDEPEGKNDGSVGGVRYFICPPKLGIFAPVSKICKVLDHTPSSVTSTPRTPRLDLASRLAGKTKKEKEKKEKERERAQRKKTSVASLDPEGLNVEVGDQVLVAGQKNGVVRFYGKTDFAPGYWFGIELDQPTGKHDGSVFGVRYFNCLPKYGVFAPPSRVQRIGGPKDGSQNDKSMVKKVHQVTMAQPKRNFNTMRSPKDLTSESSISRLLFCCWFPWMLRAEMQS; encoded by the exons ATGACTAAAGAGGAGAACCTGGAGgtgcaggagaaggagaggcaCGACcgggaggagcaggaggagggccGGGtccagaaagaggaggaggaggctctgacggaggaggaggaagaggaggaggagaaagaagtggaagaggaggaggaggagtacgAGCtcgagggggaggagagggccGGGGTGGACGACGAGGAGGATgacgagcaggaggaggagagagaggagagagaggagcggggagaggaagaggaggagccgCTGACCTGCAGGGAGCAGGAGGCGGAGCTGGAGGCGGAGCCACTGTCCGTGTCCGAGTACCAGAGCCCGGTTCACGAGCCGCGCCGCAGAGCCATGGTACACCCGTCCGCTCAGGCCCCACTGCCCAAAGACTACA CCTTCACCTTCTTCGACCCCAATGACCCGGCCTGTTTGGAGATCCTCATGGATCCCCGCACCACCATCCCCGAGCTGTTCGCCATCGTGCGTCAGTGGGTTCCCCAGGTTCAGCACAAGATCGACATCATCGGCAACGAG ATCCTGAAGCGAGGTTGCCACGTCAACGACCGTGACGGTTTGACCGACATGACTCTGCTGCACTACAGCTGCAAGGCCGGGGCCCACGGAGTCG gcGACCCGTCGGCCGCTCTGCGTCTCACCAGTCAGCTGATCTCTCTGGGAGCCGACGTCAGTCTGAGGAGCCGCTGGACCAACATGAACGCTCTGCACTACGCCGCTTACTTCGACGTCCCAGAGCTGATCCGGATCCTGCTCAAAGCTGCTAAACccagag TGCTGAACTCCAcctgcagtgactttcactacgGCACAGCTCTCCACATCGCCGCCTCCAACCTCTGCCTGGGAGCCGTCAAGTGTCTGCTGGAGCACGGAGCCAACCCCAGCGTCCGG aacgATAAGAGCCAGGTCCCCGCCGATGTGGTCCCCGACCCGATGGACATGAGTCTGGACAAAGCGGAGGCGGCCATGGTGGCCAAAGAGCTGAGGCAGCTGCTGCTGGACGCCGTCCCCCTCAGCTGTAACCTCCCCAGAGCCACGCTGCCCAACTACGACAACATCCCCGGGAACCTGATGCTGACCTCTCTGGGACTGAAGCTGGGAGACCGCATCGTGCTGGACGACATGAAG agcgGCACTCTGAGGTTTTGCGGGACGACAGAGTTCGCCAGCGGTCAGTGGGTCGGCGTGGAGCTGGACGAGCCTGAGGGGAAGAACGACGGCAGCGTGGGCGGCGTACGCTACTTCATCTGCCCTCCTAAGCTAG ggaTTTTTGCCCCCGTCTCAAAGATTTGCAAAGTCCTGGATCACACACCTTCATCCGTCACCTCCACACCCAGGACCCCCCGCCTGGACCTGGCCTCCCGCCTCGCCGGGAAGAccaagaaggagaaagagaagaaggagaaggagagagagagag cccAGAGGAAGAAGACGTCAGTCGCCAGTCTGGATCCGGAGGGTCTGAACGTGGAGGTTGGGGATCAGGTTTTGGTGGCCGGACAGAAAAACGGCGTTGTCCGTTTCTATGGAAAGACAGACTTCGCTCCAG GTTACTGGTTCGGCATCGAGTTGGATCAGCCGACAGGGAAACACGACGGCTCGGTGTTCGGCGTCCGCTACTTCAACTGCCTGCCCAAATACGGCGTGTTTGCTCCGCCCTCCCGCGTGCAGAG aatcGGAGGCCCTAAAGACGGCTCGCAGAACGACAAATCCATGGTGAAGAAGGTCCACCAAGTCACCA tggcaCAGCCGAAGCGTAACTTCAACACGATGCGTTCCCCTAAAGACCTGACCTCCGAGAGCTCCATATCCAG gttGCTGTTCTGCTGTTGGTTCCCGTGGATGCTGCGTGCTGAGATGCAGTCCTAA